A portion of the Sus scrofa isolate TJ Tabasco breed Duroc chromosome 5, Sscrofa11.1, whole genome shotgun sequence genome contains these proteins:
- the CCER1 gene encoding LOW QUALITY PROTEIN: coiled-coil domain-containing glutamate-rich protein 1 (The sequence of the model RefSeq protein was modified relative to this genomic sequence to represent the inferred CDS: inserted 3 bases in 3 codons), translating into MTQTLDTREDPLNLGGGWSSSAPLRTWSSCHRRRRGAPIYKRRHHYGPKXEYEPPWKQQKQQHGPGPWFHPPRRPSWAVYSNWGRWGGPWRPPPARFRKPPGRVQVIRVYGLHPLCLCCCSCWRGPWNPGWARPPGRKKRWGRRGRGLRRHSRRSFPRRPPVDLSTLLRPVNLYGWRAPGMRAPKNTTQFIMNQIYEDMRQQEKLERQQEALRAQQAQAGGTASPPXSFGNDAPPSGGEEDAAQQEPLYSFAQNPSLVFSPDPEEEDQSPPQLVEEEEGEEKNDDEEECDEEEGDGKELESEEEEEEDEEAEAKDEEEMEEADYVQAGEEEEEEEEEETEEEEEGLEEDEQREEENHLPLEMPLSILVGAEEEREKFINCTXLSPTQIIPKVPQEGLLMLQDINC; encoded by the exons ATGACCCAGACCCTTGACACAAGAGAGGACCCTCTTAACCTGGGCGGCGGCTGGTCATCCTCGGCCCCATTACGCACCTGGTCTTCCTGCCATCGAAGGCGCAGGGGAGCCCCGATTTACAAGCGGCGGCACCACTATGGTCCCA GCGAGTATGAGCCCCCGTGGAAACAGCAGAAGCAACAGCACGGCCCAGGCCCTTGGTTCCATCCACCCCGACGTCCCTCTTGGGCCGTGTATTCTAATTGGGGGCGTTGGGGAGGGCCCTGGCGTCCACCTCCTGCAAGATTCCGAAAGCCGCCTGGCCGAGTGCAAGTGATACGGGTGTACGGCCTGCACCCACTCTGTCTCTGCTGCTGTTCCTGCTGGCGCGGCCCCTGGAACCCCGGCTGGGCGAGGCCCCCGGGCAGGAAGAAGCGCTGGGGCCGCCGGGGCCGCGGCCTGCGCCGCCACTCTCGCCGCTCCTTCCCCAGGAGACCCCCCGTGGATCTGAGCACGCTGCTGCGTCCAGTCAACCTGTATGGGTGGCGGGCACCTGGCATGCGGGCGCCCAAGAACACCACCCAGTTCATCATGAACCAGATCTATGAGGACATGCGGCAGCAGGAGAAGCTGGAGCGCCAGCAGGAGGCGCTGCGGGCGCAGCAGGCCCAGGCAGGAGGCACGGCCTCCCCTC GTTCCTTCGGAAACGATGCCCCCCCTAGCGGTGGCGAGGAAGATGCGGCGCAGCAGGAACCTCTGTATAGCTTCGCGCAGAATCCCTCTCTCGTCTTCAGTCCTGACCCGGAGGAGGAAGACCAGTCTCCTCCACAGctagtggaggaggaagagggagaggagaaaaatgatgACGAAGAGGAGTGTGACGAGGAGGAGGGTGATGGCAAGGAGCTGGagagcgaggaggaggaggaggaggatgaagaggcaGAGGCCAAAGATGAAGAGGAGATGGAAGAGGCTGACTATGTGCAGGcgggggaagaagaggaggaggaggaggaggaagagacagaagaggaagaggaggggctggaggaggatgagcagagagaggaagagaatcaTTTGCCTCTGGAAATGCCTTTATCAATCCTAGTGGGGgctgaagaagagagagagaagtttataAACTGTA ATTTAAGCCCCACACAGATAATCCCCAAAGTGCCACAGGAAGGTCTCCTCATGCTGCAGGACATTAACTGTTAG